Genomic segment of Alphaproteobacteria bacterium CG11_big_fil_rev_8_21_14_0_20_39_49:
GTAATTTAGGGGCGCATGAAGCTAAAGGGAATTATCTGCTTTTCTTAAATCCGGACTGTATATTGCCTACAAATTCATTCCAAAAGATAATAAACGAAATCGAAAAAGATGACGATGTGTGGTTGGCAGGGTGTAAACTTGTAAACCCTAACGGCAGTGAACAAAAAGGCAATCGCCGCAACTTACTGACTTTCAAGAGCCTTGCGGCAGAATGGTTCGGTTTGCACCGATTCCTTAGTACGCCAAAATTCGAACTTGGTAAAACACATATATCAAACAAAAATAATTATGTGCCTGTCATTTCCAGTGCCTTGATGATGATATCACGGGATAAATTCAATCAAATCGGCACTATGGACAAAAATTATTTTGTGCATATTGAAGACCTAGACCTTTGCTTTAAGGTAAACCAGATGGGTGGAAAAATAGCGTTTTTATATGAGCTGGAAGTGATACGTTATGGAACCAGCGACGATATTACAAAATTAAAACTGAACAAACATCGGGCAAAAGGGCTGGCATATTATTTTAGAAAAAACTTTAACGGGGCATATTTTCCGGGGGCTATATCACTTATCTGGATAATAATATATCTTCGCTTTTTCTTTCAGGCATCATTTTATTTGCTCAAGAAAATAAAAAATAAATTCTGCAACCCGTTCCTGACCAAAGACGAAATAAAATGTTATAAATCCTTCGTTGAAAGCTACAAAGACTTTGAAAAAGAATGTGAAGATATACCTAAAGACTCTAAATACAATATCTCGAACCGTTCCCCGGTATTAATCACCGACACGGAGACTGAAACGGGAATATCAATTTTACGCAGATTGTTAGCCGCCAATATTGATGTGGTTGCACTATATAAAAATAATTATATAGATATATACCACCCCAAATTAGTATGGATAAAGTCCGATATAAATAATAAAAATTTGGATTTGCCGAAAAACACTACGGTGAAAACGGTATTTTATACATCGAATTTTGATTATATCGCGCCGTTTTTAGAAAAATTTGCGGCAATAGGTACAAAAAGAATAATCATCTGCTGTCCGCTAAATGCGTCCAATAAAAAGGATATCATTGAAAAAGACATATTACGCATCTGTAGTAAAAAAGAAATAGATTATACTATTTTAAAAACTCCGATAGTATATGGTCTGGGAGCGAATATATATTTTTCTCCGATTCATGAGTTTATTAAAAAATTCGGCAGGTTTCCTGTTAAACGTTCTAATTTTAAGATATACCCACCGATTCACGCAGATGACCTTGCCATATCCGCAATTAAAATACTAAATTTCAAAGAAACGTACGGCAAGAGCTATAACCTTATCGGAAGTGACGAGGAGTTAAGTTATAAAAAAATGATTGAAAAGATTTTCAAGTCATTGAACAAAAGGCAAAAAATAAGCAACTCACGTTTTTGGTTACTTTTTTATAAACTTTATACAAAATTAACTAACTCAAAAGATATTAATACCGATATCCGAAAGTATAAGGAAGAACGATTTACAATAAATTCCGATGAGGCTAAAAAAGATTTTGATTTTTATGCCGGTAGTTTCCTTGAGGCATCAAATAAAGATTTAGGAATAGACAAAACATGACAATATTAATAACCGGTGCGGCAGGTTTTATCGGATACCACGTGGCAAAAAAATTACTAGAACGTGGTGAGAAAATTATCGGCATCGATAACCTGAATGATTATTATGACGTAAATTTAAAAAAAGACCGACTGAACCTCTTAAACAAAAATATAAACTTTACATTTTATCATGCTGACATATCGGATGAAAATGCAGTTAGTCATATTGCGTCAAAGCATAAGGACATCAACAAAGTTGTTCATTTAGCGGCACAGGCAGGAGTGCGTTATTCTCTGGAGAATCCGTTTGCATATATTAACAGTAATCTTGTCGGTCATGCGGTTATATTGGAAATGTGCCGCAATTTAGATAATTTCGAACATCTGGTTTATGCAAGCTCAAGTTCGGTATATGGCGGAAATACAAAGCTACCGTTTTCAACTAAAGACTCGGTAGACCACCCTCTTTCACTATATGCGGCAACTAAAAAAGCTGATGAATTATTAAGCCACAGCTATAGTCATTTATATAACATACCCACAACCGGATTGAGGTTTTTTACAGTTTACGGCTCTTGGGGCAGACCTGATATGGCAACGTTTTTGTTCACAAAAGCCATATCGGAGGGAAAGCCGATAGATGTATTTAACAACGGTGATATGCGAAGGGATTTTACATATATTGACGATATAGCAGAAGGCACTATTGCGGCACTTGATAATCCGCCATCGGGCAAGCCTCCTTATAAGGTTTATAACTTAGGTAACAATACTTCTAAAAACCTTATGGATTTTATCGAAGTTATAGAAGAATCACTTGGTAAAAAAGCTGAAATTAACTTTAAACCGATGCACATAGGTGACGTTAAAGAGACATATGCCGACATTGAGGACGCTAAAAAAGATTTAGGCTTTTCTCCAAAAACCACAATCAGGCAAGGTTTACCTAAATTTATTGAATGGTATAAGTCTTATTATTCAAAATAGGTGTTTTCATTCGCTACATTTTAGTTATATTATTATAGTAACTTTGAATTTGATTAAGGTATAAAATGAAAGCACAAAAAGTCGAACAAACCCTTCCCACTTGGGACTTATCCGCACTTTATCCGAATAAAGAATCAGGCGAGCTAAAAAGCGATATAAAAAATGTCGAGGATAGAGCCAAGCGTTTTCAAAAAATATTTGAAGGAAAGATAAAAGGCTTAGACGGCAAAACGCTTGCATCTACAATAAGAGAATATGAGGAGATAGAAGAAACGCTTGGTCGCCTTCATAGCTTTGCTTATTTGCTTTATGCAGAGAACATATCCGACAATGAAAATTCCGCCTTTTACCAGAATATCTCGGAAAAAATCACAGAAATATCCTCTTTGATTTTGTTCTTTGAGCTGGAGATAAATAAAATTAGCGATAAAGAATTGGAAAAAAAATACTCCTCATCTTCGGAGCTTAAAAAATATCAGCCGTGGATTCGTGATGTAAGGGTTATGAAGCCTTATCAGCTATCGGACGAAGTGGAAAAAATTCTTCATGAAAAAAGTATAACAAGCCGTCAAGGCTGGCATAGGCTATTTGAAGAAACATTAGCCGATTTAAGATTTCCGTTTGATGACAAAAAACTGACGGCAGCAGAAGTTATGAACTTTATGTCGTCAAAAAATGAAGATGAAAGGAAAAAAGCCGCTAAGTCGGTTGGAAAAACTCTGGGAGAAAACATCAAGACATTTGCTCTGATTACTAACGTTCTGGCTAAAGATAAAGAAATAAACGATAGATGGAGAAAATTCTCTAAGCCTATATCTTCAAGGAACTTAGCAAATCTTATAGAGGACGAGGTCGCGGAAGCTCTAATCAGTTCTGTAAAAAACAACTATGAAAAACTCGGACATCGTTATTATAAAATAAAAGCCGGAATGTTCGGTAAAAAACAGCTTGATTACTGGGACAGAAACGCCCCCCTTCCTGACGATAAATCTGAAAAAATATCATGGAATGACGCTGTTGAAACGGTAATAGAGGCATATTCGGCATTTTCACCAGAAATGGCAAAGATAGGCAAACGCTTTTTTGATGAGAACTGGATAGACGCACCGGCTCGCGAGGGAAAGGACTCAGGAGCATTTTCGCACCCCACAGTTCCATCTGCCCACCCCTACATATTAATGAACTTTCAGGGAAAGATACGTGACGTGATGACACTTGCCCACGAGCTTGGTCATGGCGTACACCAATATCTGGCAGCCGGACAAGGTGCTTTAATGGCAAGCACTCCTCTAACTTTGGCGGAGACGGCTTCGGTATTTGGTGAGCAGCTTACCTTTAGAAAGTTACTTGAAAGACAAACAAGCGAGCAGCAAAAGAAAATCATGATCGCTAACAAAGTTGAGGATATGCTTAACACCGTTGTACGCCAGATAGCATTTTGTGAATTTGAACGTAAGGTTCATGACGAGAGAAAAAACGGCGAAATACC
This window contains:
- a CDS encoding protein CapI codes for the protein MTILITGAAGFIGYHVAKKLLERGEKIIGIDNLNDYYDVNLKKDRLNLLNKNINFTFYHADISDENAVSHIASKHKDINKVVHLAAQAGVRYSLENPFAYINSNLVGHAVILEMCRNLDNFEHLVYASSSSVYGGNTKLPFSTKDSVDHPLSLYAATKKADELLSHSYSHLYNIPTTGLRFFTVYGSWGRPDMATFLFTKAISEGKPIDVFNNGDMRRDFTYIDDIAEGTIAALDNPPSGKPPYKVYNLGNNTSKNLMDFIEVIEESLGKKAEINFKPMHIGDVKETYADIEDAKKDLGFSPKTTIRQGLPKFIEWYKSYYSK
- a CDS encoding oligoendopeptidase F; amino-acid sequence: MKAQKVEQTLPTWDLSALYPNKESGELKSDIKNVEDRAKRFQKIFEGKIKGLDGKTLASTIREYEEIEETLGRLHSFAYLLYAENISDNENSAFYQNISEKITEISSLILFFELEINKISDKELEKKYSSSSELKKYQPWIRDVRVMKPYQLSDEVEKILHEKSITSRQGWHRLFEETLADLRFPFDDKKLTAAEVMNFMSSKNEDERKKAAKSVGKTLGENIKTFALITNVLAKDKEINDRWRKFSKPISSRNLANLIEDEVAEALISSVKNNYEKLGHRYYKIKAGMFGKKQLDYWDRNAPLPDDKSEKISWNDAVETVIEAYSAFSPEMAKIGKRFFDENWIDAPAREGKDSGAFSHPTVPSAHPYILMNFQGKIRDVMTLAHELGHGVHQYLAAGQGALMASTPLTLAETASVFGEQLTFRKLLERQTSEQQKKIMIANKVEDMLNTVVRQIAFCEFERKVHDERKNGEIPAERLCEIWLGVQKESLGPAIKYDDEYKYFWSYIPHFIHTPFYVYAYAFGDCLVNSLYKVYQDKPEGFVDKYIQMLKAGGTLRHKELLEPFGLDASNPKFWQGGLDIISGFIDKLE